A region of Jonquetella anthropi DSM 22815 DNA encodes the following proteins:
- a CDS encoding YadA-like family protein, whose amino-acid sequence MSKVLETLLNRGKKRQGAASKAGKGTAGRSAARYGAVLALMVGVALMQPAAYAADPATQDDIAGLQAQIDQLKKAQTHYFSVNGGTQGNNYSNDGAKSVNSIAIGVNAATGPKENDAIAIGTNASAHYNGGPGPIAIGSDTKAHAQYAIAIGGGAEVSGTGGKGDQGIAIGRDARVDNAPGGVALGCDSYATNQSAIAIGSSAHAEELDTLAIGVGAKSYANSGMSMGSYSMAAGKFSIAQGFDSVANGSLSVALGPMATVYDSTTKLAAAEYKKLSPEEKAFYKYHTKGSNGQPDFYYRADMDNHGGDVTFYVDGTALGTYSTALEKGTSVGALAMTSSFGSALGYRARALSVNSTAVGAYAITRAEDGVALGSYTLADRAAGVGGYNPGTGKTYADDAAAAALFGKTTEVNALNRKIKEANTAIKTAAAAVTDANKAVAADPQNNAKRQALRAAETNYTKAVSERDNLIKVKGGLVGTWSSTLGAVSVGSSEGPTRRITRQITNVAAGSADTDAVNVAQLKALNGKVDANAVHYFSVNDGGARGSNYNNDGAKSVDSIAIGKSASASKANGIALGNGASINYDEAVAIGRSTRAGGVGSIALGSGAMIASNGYDMTSIAIGRQAYVLNGSGGQEYMLSFDQDNWTVSGGLFRRTYAPKDVSRIAGGIAIGAKAYARTGSIDIGSRVYPNDMAGEKAANLRPANIVNMTTVGTNSYNKGPFASIFGAYSIMTGDFTGAGGLNTLQYGAQNTGSVIVGSLNSSRSIGHGAFSGIANSIVGFANTVDNSNGALVYGAGNKITNSLKSLRKNPGADKMKSVDAAAEAFRDMVASEEGGATLAIGGANTADYTQASQIIGVSNTLTGKEAAVSTNNMIDGYRNTGTNVSHVTIVGSNNTVEDSEDNILLGDNRKITAKSHNIVIGSAEKGSSSPLELNNENSVVLGYKANATADGGVALGSDSVADRAAFATETEAPFSKVKLNSTNTLGAVSVGQAGKLRQITNVGDATEDTDAVNLRQLRAVGANLAGLSEFTFNFSNKKAGTVTNVGTTKLTDGALNIQAIDGLKIAYDRSAKLYTVGLDKDAIAADPTLHGKDGKDGKDGVGIDEAVINGDGHLIITKTDSTEFDAGEVKGKDGKDGVGIDKAVINGDGHLIITKTDRTEFDAGEVKGKDGTDAKWKALVAKAIGTNGTASGSAQEIGADQQLTFEAGKNVDLKLAADGTAGSKLTIAVSENPTFKSVTTGDVVMNGDGLTVKNGPSVTKKGIDAGGKRITNVADGVDKSDAVNVGQLQRAIAGVGGADNGQIVKRVNELDSRVDNVGAMAAAFAAVPSLDYDEAHPTSLGLGYGAYSGKSAVALGLSHYVNRDLLIKGGMSISGDEKSFHLGAAIRLGSSPKVERTNGRTVRVSTTEMAALRQVSDLKDEVSKMSDGMAQQKKEIEELKKLLLNKK is encoded by the coding sequence ATGAGCAAGGTTTTGGAAACACTTTTGAATCGGGGAAAAAAACGCCAAGGAGCGGCATCGAAAGCGGGCAAGGGAACGGCCGGGAGATCGGCGGCGCGCTATGGCGCGGTGCTGGCCCTGATGGTGGGCGTGGCCCTCATGCAGCCGGCGGCCTACGCGGCAGACCCTGCCACGCAGGATGATATTGCCGGGCTGCAGGCACAGATTGACCAGCTGAAAAAGGCGCAGACCCATTACTTCTCCGTCAACGGCGGCACGCAGGGTAATAACTACAGCAATGACGGCGCGAAATCGGTGAATTCCATTGCCATCGGCGTGAATGCGGCCACAGGCCCCAAGGAAAATGATGCCATTGCGATCGGGACGAACGCCTCGGCTCATTACAACGGCGGCCCCGGCCCCATTGCCATTGGGTCCGATACCAAGGCGCACGCCCAGTACGCAATCGCCATCGGCGGGGGAGCGGAAGTTTCGGGCACAGGCGGAAAAGGCGACCAGGGTATCGCCATAGGCCGAGATGCCCGCGTGGATAACGCCCCTGGCGGCGTTGCCCTCGGCTGTGATTCCTATGCCACCAATCAATCTGCCATCGCCATCGGCAGTAGCGCCCACGCGGAAGAATTGGATACCCTTGCCATCGGCGTCGGCGCGAAATCCTACGCTAACTCCGGCATGAGCATGGGATCGTATTCCATGGCGGCGGGCAAGTTTTCCATCGCGCAGGGCTTTGACTCCGTAGCGAACGGCAGCCTCAGTGTTGCCCTCGGTCCCATGGCAACGGTGTACGATTCTACGACCAAGCTGGCGGCGGCGGAATACAAAAAATTGTCTCCGGAAGAGAAGGCTTTTTATAAATACCATACAAAGGGCAGTAACGGACAGCCCGATTTCTACTATCGTGCCGATATGGATAACCACGGCGGGGATGTTACCTTCTATGTGGACGGCACGGCGCTGGGAACTTACTCCACGGCGCTGGAAAAGGGCACGTCCGTAGGCGCGCTGGCCATGACTAGTTCCTTTGGCAGTGCACTGGGCTATCGGGCCCGTGCGCTCAGCGTAAACTCCACGGCAGTGGGTGCCTATGCTATCACCAGAGCGGAAGACGGCGTGGCGCTCGGCTCCTATACGCTTGCGGACCGCGCGGCGGGAGTCGGGGGCTACAACCCGGGAACGGGTAAAACCTATGCGGACGACGCGGCAGCCGCGGCGCTTTTCGGCAAGACCACGGAAGTCAACGCGCTGAATAGAAAAATTAAGGAGGCCAATACAGCCATCAAGACGGCAGCGGCCGCTGTCACCGACGCCAATAAGGCGGTAGCGGCCGATCCTCAAAATAATGCGAAACGGCAAGCCCTCAGGGCGGCAGAAACGAACTACACGAAAGCCGTTAGTGAGCGCGACAACCTCATCAAAGTAAAAGGCGGCCTCGTCGGCACATGGTCCTCGACACTCGGTGCGGTCAGCGTGGGCTCGTCAGAAGGCCCCACTCGCCGGATTACCCGCCAGATTACCAACGTGGCCGCGGGCAGTGCGGACACCGACGCGGTGAACGTGGCTCAGCTGAAAGCGCTGAACGGCAAAGTCGACGCGAACGCGGTTCATTATTTCTCCGTCAATGATGGAGGAGCTCGGGGAAGTAACTACAACAACGACGGCGCGAAATCGGTGGATTCCATCGCGATCGGCAAGAGCGCGAGCGCATCCAAAGCGAACGGCATCGCGCTGGGTAATGGCGCCTCCATCAATTACGACGAAGCCGTCGCTATCGGCCGCAGCACGAGAGCGGGCGGCGTGGGCAGCATCGCGCTCGGCAGCGGAGCGATGATCGCTTCGAACGGCTACGACATGACGAGCATCGCTATCGGCCGGCAGGCCTATGTCCTCAACGGCTCCGGCGGGCAGGAATACATGCTTAGTTTCGACCAGGACAACTGGACCGTGAGCGGAGGTCTCTTCCGTCGGACATATGCACCGAAAGACGTGAGCCGCATTGCGGGCGGCATCGCCATCGGCGCGAAAGCGTACGCGCGCACCGGCAGCATTGACATCGGCTCCCGCGTCTACCCCAACGACATGGCGGGAGAAAAGGCGGCGAACCTGAGACCGGCGAATATCGTGAATATGACCACGGTCGGCACGAACAGCTACAACAAAGGCCCTTTTGCCAGCATCTTCGGCGCCTATTCCATCATGACGGGCGACTTCACCGGCGCAGGCGGTTTGAATACCCTGCAATACGGTGCGCAGAATACCGGTTCCGTCATCGTGGGCTCGCTGAACAGCAGCCGCTCCATAGGGCATGGCGCTTTCAGCGGCATCGCGAACAGCATCGTCGGTTTCGCCAATACGGTGGATAATTCGAATGGCGCGCTCGTCTACGGCGCGGGCAATAAGATCACCAATTCGCTGAAATCGCTCCGCAAGAATCCGGGCGCGGACAAGATGAAATCCGTGGACGCGGCGGCGGAGGCCTTCCGGGACATGGTCGCGAGCGAAGAAGGCGGCGCGACGCTGGCGATCGGCGGCGCCAATACCGCGGACTACACGCAGGCCTCGCAGATCATCGGCGTGAGCAATACGCTGACCGGCAAGGAAGCCGCGGTCAGCACGAACAACATGATCGACGGCTACCGGAACACAGGCACGAACGTGAGCCATGTCACCATCGTAGGCTCGAACAACACCGTGGAGGACAGTGAAGACAATATCCTGCTCGGCGACAATCGCAAGATTACCGCCAAGAGCCACAACATCGTCATCGGCTCGGCCGAAAAGGGCAGCAGCAGCCCGCTGGAGCTGAACAACGAGAACTCGGTCGTCCTCGGCTACAAGGCCAACGCCACCGCCGACGGTGGGGTTGCACTGGGCAGCGATTCCGTAGCCGACCGGGCAGCCTTTGCCACCGAAACAGAGGCGCCGTTTAGCAAGGTCAAACTGAACAGCACGAATACCTTGGGAGCCGTCTCGGTCGGGCAGGCGGGCAAGCTACGCCAGATTACCAACGTGGGCGATGCCACCGAGGATACCGACGCGGTCAACCTGCGTCAGCTGAGAGCGGTAGGCGCCAACTTGGCCGGCTTGAGTGAGTTCACGTTCAACTTCTCCAACAAGAAGGCCGGGACTGTGACGAATGTCGGCACGACTAAACTGACTGACGGGGCGCTGAACATTCAAGCGATTGACGGCCTGAAGATTGCGTACGATCGTTCGGCGAAGCTCTATACCGTCGGACTGGACAAGGACGCGATTGCCGCCGATCCGACGCTTCACGGCAAGGACGGCAAGGACGGCAAGGACGGCGTCGGCATTGACGAGGCAGTCATTAACGGCGACGGCCACCTGATTATCACTAAAACTGACAGCACGGAGTTCGACGCAGGGGAAGTAAAAGGCAAGGACGGCAAGGACGGCGTCGGCATTGACAAGGCAGTCATTAACGGCGACGGCCACCTGATTATCACTAAAACTGACAGAACGGAGTTCGACGCAGGGGAAGTAAAAGGCAAGGACGGCACGGACGCTAAGTGGAAGGCGCTAGTCGCGAAAGCGATCGGCACGAACGGTACGGCCTCGGGAAGCGCGCAGGAGATCGGTGCCGACCAGCAGCTGACCTTTGAAGCGGGCAAAAACGTTGACCTGAAATTGGCCGCCGACGGAACGGCCGGCTCCAAACTGACGATCGCCGTTTCTGAGAATCCGACGTTCAAGAGCGTGACGACAGGCGACGTGGTGATGAACGGCGACGGGCTGACGGTCAAAAACGGTCCGAGCGTGACGAAGAAGGGCATCGACGCGGGTGGCAAGAGAATCACCAACGTGGCCGACGGGGTTGATAAGAGCGACGCGGTCAACGTCGGCCAGCTGCAGAGGGCTATCGCTGGAGTTGGCGGAGCCGACAACGGCCAGATCGTCAAGCGCGTGAACGAACTGGACAGCCGAGTGGACAACGTGGGCGCAATGGCTGCGGCGTTTGCGGCCGTGCCCTCGCTGGACTACGACGAGGCGCACCCGACGTCGCTGGGCCTCGGTTACGGCGCTTACAGCGGCAAGAGCGCGGTTGCGCTGGGCCTGTCCCACTACGTCAACCGGGATCTCTTAATCAAGGGCGGCATGTCGATTTCCGGCGACGAGAAGAGCTTCCATCTGGGAGCGGCGATCCGTCTCGGCTCATCGCCGAAGGTTGAAAGAACGAATGGCCGGACCGTGAGAGTCAGCACCACCGAGATGGCTGCTCTGCGGCAGGTGAGCGACCTGAAGGATGAAGTTTCAAAGATGAGCGACGGGATGGCCCAACAGAAGAAGGAAATCGAAGAGCTCAAGAAGCTTCTGTTGAACAAGAAATAA